Part of the Vulgatibacter sp. genome is shown below.
CCGGCAAGAAGATCCCGGTGAGCATCACCCTGGTCACCGCCGACGCCAACGACCTCGCTTGCGCGGGCAACGACGAGGTCGGCGGCGCCCGCTGCGCCTTCGACGAGGACGGCAAGCCCTGGGCCGACGCGGGAGAAAAGCCGGTGCTCGCTCCCTACATGACCGTCGACAACGTGCTCTTCCTCATCCCCGATCTCTGGAAGGAGCCGGCGCTGGCGAAGAAACTCGCCGCCGACCCCCCCTCGATCGATCGGGAGCGCCTGCGCCGCTTCACCGCCAAGTGCGAGCTCGAGGCCGTGGAGAAGGCGAAGTCCTTCTACGTCCGCTGGGTGCCCACCATGGAGTGGCAGCACAACCGCGAGGCGTGGGTGGGCCGGATCGCCGGCTGCTCGATCGACTGACCCGGACGTTTCACACCCAGAGCGCCCGCGGGATGTCGCGCCAATCCTCGGCCAGCACGCCGGGGGCCAGGGGCAGCAGCATCGGCAGGGCGTCGTCGTCGCGGGGCACCCGCCTGCCTGCCTCGGGCTGCAGGGGGAGCGAGGGCGTCTCCCAGATCCGGACCTCGGCGAGCCCCGCCGCCAGCGCCGCTGCGGAAGCGGCCTGCACCAGCTGCTGCGCCGCGCCGGGATCCGCCGCCTCCGCGAGGAGAATCGCCAGCCGCTCGTTCTTGTAGTCGGCGGCCCAGAGCGCCCGCGCGCCGGGGAGCTCGACGCCGCAGGTCGCCGGGAGCCCGCGTCCCAGGGCCTCCGCGTAGATCCGCGCCCGCTCGAGGTGCCAGTCGATCTGCGCCGCCGTGGGCCAGGCCACGAAGGGCGCGTCCGGCAGGGCGAAGCGGGCGAGGGCGCCTTCGACCTCGTGCTCTCCGATCCACCGCGCCTCGGCAGGGGCTGCGGCGGCGGCCTCCACCGCGAAGATCCGATCGTGGCAGAGCCGGGGCTCGTAGCCGGCCCGCTGGTAGAGGGTCGCTCCGACCTCGGAGAAGAGAAGGATCGCGTGGGCCCGGGGCTCGCACCGGCGCAGCTCGGCGGAGAGCGCCTGCATCATCGCCAGCGCGTGGCCCCTGCCGCGGAGCCGCTCCTCGGTGAAGACGGAGGCGACGCCGAAGCCCACGCCCTCCTGCTCCGCGCCCTCGTGCCGGCGCAGGCTGCGCATCCGGAAGGTCTCGCAGGAGGCGAGGACCGCGCCCGCCTCGTCCTTCCAGAGCCAGGTGGTCATCCCGCTTCCGCACCACGGATGGGCGCGGAGCCGCTCCTCCCGCCTGAACCAGGCAGCCTGGGAGATCCGCTGGCCCCACGCGCGGTGGGTGAGCGGATCACGGGAGCGCTTCTCCTCTTCGGTGGCGACGACGAGCTGCACGGCTTCCCTCCTGCTTTGCGGTTGCCTCGCGGCGGCCGGGGCTGCACCTTCGCCTCCAAAGCGCTGGCTTGCAACGGGCGAAGCTGCGCAGAATCCGCTGATTCGGAGGTCTCCCGGCCATGATCGATCACCTCGGCGCCCCCGCGGTCTGCTGCTGCGCGGAGGGTGCGTGAGCAAACGCTTCCGGCGGACGCCGCGACCGAAGCAGCGGCGCTTCTCGATGATCCGCGATTTCCAGCTCGCGGACCTGGTGACGCTCCTCAACGGCTTCGCCGGCATGGGCGCGGTGTTGGCGACGATGAAGTTCCTCGCCGAGGGCGAGCCCGCCTTCCTCTGGCTCGCCTTCGCGCTCCTGCCGCTCTCGCTCCTCTTCGACATCGCCGACGGGCGGATCGCACGCTGGCGCCGGAAGAGTTCGCCGCTGGGGCAGGAGCTCGATTCCCTCGCCGATCTCGTCTCCTTCGGCGTGGCGCCTGCGGGCCTCGCCTTCGCGATGGGCATGCAGGGCGGCTGGGACGCGCTGGTGCTGATCTACTTCGTCGCCTGCGGGATCAGCAGGCTGGCGCGCTACAACACCACCGCGGCGGCGATGAGCGACGACGCAGGCAAGGTGAAATATTTCGAGGGAACGCCGATCCCCAGCAGCCTGCTCCTCGTGGCGCTGCTGGCCTTCCTGGCGATGAAGGGTTGGT
Proteins encoded:
- a CDS encoding CDP-alcohol phosphatidyltransferase family protein — protein: MIRDFQLADLVTLLNGFAGMGAVLATMKFLAEGEPAFLWLAFALLPLSLLFDIADGRIARWRRKSSPLGQELDSLADLVSFGVAPAGLAFAMGMQGGWDALVLIYFVACGISRLARYNTTAAAMSDDAGKVKYFEGTPIPSSLLLVALLAFLAMKGWFGARLPFGELLVGPWRFHPLVLLYALSGSAMISKTLRIPKP
- a CDS encoding GNAT family N-acetyltransferase: MQLVVATEEEKRSRDPLTHRAWGQRISQAAWFRREERLRAHPWCGSGMTTWLWKDEAGAVLASCETFRMRSLRRHEGAEQEGVGFGVASVFTEERLRGRGHALAMMQALSAELRRCEPRAHAILLFSEVGATLYQRAGYEPRLCHDRIFAVEAAAAAPAEARWIGEHEVEGALARFALPDAPFVAWPTAAQIDWHLERARIYAEALGRGLPATCGVELPGARALWAADYKNERLAILLAEAADPGAAQQLVQAASAAALAAGLAEVRIWETPSLPLQPEAGRRVPRDDDALPMLLPLAPGVLAEDWRDIPRALWV